CCTGAGCGGGTCTGCCCCTCCCTGCATCTTTCATGAATCTGGAAACAAGAGCCCCTGGAGCAGCCCCAAGAGGCCGGCTGTGCCCTGGGCCCcagacactgcctgcaatgcgACCAGCGTCCCAGGTGGCTTCGGTTCAGGGTCTGCCACCTGGGCATCTCTGCATGGGGGGGCTAGGATGAGGGGCAGTGATTTATCCTGGGAGACTGGGGAGGGGCATGATGGTGCAGCTTGAGGGGGGCCGAGTGGTTTGCTCACAAGAGACGCTGGGTGCTTGGAGTCGCCTTGCCACGAACCGGGCAGGAGAGACAGCTGTGTCCTGCCAGGGGAAGTCTTCGGAGGCTCCCTGGAGGCTGTGGCGGGCAGCAGGGCTTCGGAGCCTGAGGGTATCTGGGGCAGGGGGACCAGCAAGGCCCCTCCTGGCCGGCTGGGCCGGTGAGCTGGGAGGTGATGTGGAaactggcctgcagcgctgggcGGAGGCTCGGACCGGCCCCAAGGGCAGGCGCCAGCTTGGGGCCGAGAGAAGAAATCGGTACTTGTGTGCCCGCGTTACTTCTCTGAAGATGGAGGAGCTACGCCCAGCTGTGCAGTCCGCCCAGGCCTCCTCTGAGCGTCTGCCAGGTGGTAGGGGACACGGCAAGGTGCCCAGGTGCCCGCCGAggctctgggggctgctggcCCAGCAGCCCGAGGACAGGAAGTAGCTGGGGCGGGGCAGCCGGGAAGAGCTGGTTTGAGCACGGCTAGTGTTAGGAGGGATCCGGCAGTTCCCTTCCAGCCGCtgcccaggagcccagatcctgaggggaggggaggccctcCCCCGCAGCAGGagggcagccccccccccactgcccagTGGAAAACTGGAGCACGCGCCCTGATCCTGCTGTGTCTCCTGTCTCTCCAGAACATCATTCTAGGGGTCTATAGAGCCAGCACCTTCTCTCCTTACAGCAGTGAGCACTTAACCCGGGTGGGGGCACAggagccctcccctgccccgcccactgACTGCCCCTGTCCCCGTCCCTGTCCCCGCAGCCACCCCGCTGGGGCTGGAGGCACCGGCCCATCAACGTGAACCACTACGCCAACAAGAAGAGCGCGGCCGAGAGCATGCTGGACATCGCGCTGCTGATGGCCAACGCGTCGCAGCTGAAGGCCGTGGTGGAGCAGGGCCCCAGCTTCGCCTTCTTCGTGCCCCTGGTGGTCCTCATCTCCATCTCGCTGGCGCTGCAGATTGGCGTGGGGGTGCTGCTCATCTTCCTCGGTAGGCCCCGGGCGGTGCCacgccgctcccctccccccaccccacacgtTGCAAAAGCCCAGTGCCCGGTAGCAGTCCTCAGACTGGGGGGCTTTGGTTGTgggccctccctgctccctgcactGACCTCGGTTAGAGCCGCCGGCCGTCCTACAGTGAAAGAGTGGCCGAGTTACCCAGGAGGGGAGTGAGggaccctggcccccagccctctcctggtGGCCAGTGGCCTGCTGTGCTCTGCTGGGTGAAAATGCCAAGCATGGCTGCAGCCCCCAACGCTCCTCTCTGCCAGACTACGTAACTGACATACCCTTGACCTCAGACAGGGGGAAGGGGGCCTGCCTGTCTGCCACCAGAGCCCCAGGGCCCCCTGGCTACCTGTTCCGGCTCTGAAGTGGGCATGAGCGGAAATGTGGGCAGCCAGGGGGCCACAGCTCTGCTGAGCCTGGCCCCGAGCAGCGTCCCATCCGCGCCGAGGCCTCAGGTCCCTGTGGAGACGGGGCTACAGAAGATGGGGGGCGGGGTGCAGCCTGGGCCACCCCAGCCAGCATCCCGGTTGCCAGGGTTTTAGCAGAACAGATGTGATTTTCTCTGGGGGACCAAACTCGCTgggcacagcctgggctgggtgggCGCCAGCTtcgggacttgggctgtcctggCACTGCCCACCGCTCTCTTGCCCACAGTCAAGTACGACCTGAACAACCCAGCCAAGCACGCCAAACTGGACTTCCTCAACAACCTGGCCACGGGCCTGGTATTCGTCATCGTGGTGGTCAACATCTTCATCACGGCCTTCGGGGTCCAGAAGCCCATGGCGGACGTGGCGCCACAGCAGTAGGGGAGCCGGCAGGGCCAGGTGAGCGGGCAgggccgtgggggtgggggtgggcggctTCTCGGGTGGGTCGCTGGCTGCCGGCCTCAGGGACTTCCTGGGCTGGGGACCCTCGTCGGCATCCATGTGGCCTGTCTGGCCGCCTGTGGTCTGGTGTGCTCCGTGGTTAGACAGACTGCTAGCCCCACTCAGAAGGATGGCTACAGGgtggccccacaggcagagccccCGAGACGCCCCGGGGCCTCGCAGGGTCTGTGTTGCTTCCTGCTCTGGGGGACAGACTCAGGCTGAACCCCTCCTCAAACGCAGGCCGAGGCCCCTCTGTAGGAGGCACGTCCCACGCCATGTTCAGCCCCGCCCTCTGCCCTTGCTCCAAGAGGGTGAGCGCCTGCCCAGGGACCCTCAGCCTGGCACAGGAGCCAAAGGGAGGACTGGGTGACTCGGGGCACAGCCAGGCCATCCACACTGCCCCCTTGGGCGTGCCTTGTCAGCGTGCCTGACAGGTGGCGCCCACAGCAGGACGCGCAGGGACAGTGTGTGCTCAGGGAGGGCGCCTGTGTGTGGGAGGATGGAGAGCTGACCTTCCAAGGTGGCCCTCGTGGACACTGGGAGCCAAGTCTGCAGCTGCACAGCTGCCTGGGGAGTGTCTGGCCTcctcccaggcacccaggccaTGGCCGTGGCCGGGCCCCAGACACCCTGGCCGGGAGCCCTGAGGGGcgggccctgggcagccccacATGGCATCTGTGTGTTGGAGTTAATCCCTGCGGAAGCCTGGGGGCCAGCCGGCTCCCTCCCTCGCAGCGTGACCGTGCGCCCTGCATGCCGTCCTAAGTTTCCCCAAGCATCAGCCTGCCCACTGGGAAGAGGGCGCACCGCCTGTgtcctcccagcttctgccctccTCGGGGACCCCACGGTGTTCACGGGCCATCCTCAGGGACCCCGAGTCCGGGGCTGCTCCATGTGTTGCTGCTGGAagcagctggggcaggcacttgggcTTGGTGGGTGGCCGTGGTCGCAGCTGCGGGGCC
This DNA window, taken from Lepus europaeus isolate LE1 chromosome 12, mLepTim1.pri, whole genome shotgun sequence, encodes the following:
- the NINJ1 gene encoding ninjurin-1, translating into MDSGPEEYELNGDPRPGSPDASPPRWGWRHRPINVNHYANKKSAAESMLDIALLMANASQLKAVVEQGPSFAFFVPLVVLISISLALQIGVGVLLIFLVKYDLNNPAKHAKLDFLNNLATGLVFVIVVVNIFITAFGVQKPMADVAPQQ